In Vicinamibacteria bacterium, a genomic segment contains:
- the kdsA gene encoding 3-deoxy-8-phosphooctulonate synthase gives MARGRSLFLIAGPCVIENPRHPGQVAARLRDITGELGVPLIFKASYDKANRSSLRSYRGPGMERGLEILAGVRARYGVPILTDVHELAQVERVAEVADVLQIPAFLCRQTDLVLGASRTGKIVNIKKGQFMAPWDMKGVLDKAASTGNRRIMVTERGFSFGYNNLVVDMRSFPTLRSFGYPVIFDVTHSVQRPGGLGDRSGGEAHFIDTLGPAGAAAGVDGLFMEVHENPARALSDGPNSYPLGRLKRLLVRLLKVQAAAHG, from the coding sequence ATGGCTCGGGGGCGGAGCCTCTTCTTGATCGCGGGGCCCTGCGTGATCGAGAACCCTCGCCACCCCGGACAGGTGGCGGCCCGCCTCCGCGACATCACGGGCGAGCTGGGCGTCCCCCTCATCTTCAAGGCCAGCTACGACAAAGCCAACCGCTCCAGCCTGCGCTCCTACCGGGGGCCGGGGATGGAGCGCGGGCTGGAGATCCTGGCCGGGGTGCGCGCGCGCTACGGGGTCCCCATCCTCACCGACGTCCACGAGCTGGCCCAGGTAGAGCGCGTGGCGGAAGTGGCGGACGTGCTGCAGATTCCCGCCTTCCTTTGCCGCCAGACCGACCTCGTCCTGGGGGCATCCCGCACGGGGAAGATCGTGAACATCAAGAAGGGGCAGTTCATGGCCCCTTGGGACATGAAGGGCGTGCTGGACAAGGCGGCCTCGACCGGCAACCGCCGGATCATGGTCACCGAGCGTGGCTTCAGCTTCGGCTACAACAATCTGGTCGTGGACATGCGCTCCTTCCCCACCCTGCGTTCGTTCGGTTACCCGGTTATCTTCGACGTGACCCACAGCGTGCAGCGGCCGGGGGGGTTGGGCGATCGCTCCGGGGGCGAGGCGCACTTCATCGACACCCTGGGCCCGGCGGGGGCGGCCGCCGGCGTCGACGGTCTGTTCATGGAGGTGCACGAGAACCCGGCCCGGGCCCTCTCCGACGGCCCCAACTCGTACCCGCTGGGGAGGCTGAAGCGCCTTCTGGTTCGCCTCCTCAAGGTGCAGGCCGCCGCCCACGGATAG
- a CDS encoding KpsF/GutQ family sugar-phosphate isomerase, producing the protein MSRNIARQVLEIEAQAIRDLLPRIDADFERAVETVFACAGRVVVTGMGKSGLIGQKISATLSSTGTPSLFLHPAEAIHGDLGRIVKGDVVLAISYSGDTGEVLTLVPQVKRLGSPLVALTGNPRSPLAGAADIHLDVSIRQEACPLGLAPTASTTAALAMGDALSMALLERRGFTVEDFAVLHPGGRLGKRLLRVEDAMHTGDDIPRVTPETLMKDVLFEMTRKRLGLTTVTDGDGRLRGVISDGDLRRQMERHGYTLFDRSAGECMTRDPVLVGRRELATRALDLMETRKITALLVVNEAGVIEGVLHLHDLWKTEMI; encoded by the coding sequence ATGTCCCGTAATATCGCCCGCCAGGTCTTGGAGATCGAGGCCCAGGCCATCCGCGATCTGCTCCCGCGCATCGACGCCGACTTCGAGCGCGCGGTGGAGACGGTGTTTGCCTGCGCGGGGCGGGTCGTCGTGACCGGGATGGGCAAGAGCGGCCTCATTGGCCAGAAGATCTCCGCCACTCTTTCCTCGACGGGGACGCCCTCTCTCTTCCTGCACCCCGCGGAGGCCATCCACGGGGACCTGGGTCGGATCGTCAAGGGGGACGTGGTTCTCGCCATTTCCTACAGCGGCGACACGGGCGAGGTCCTGACCCTCGTACCCCAGGTCAAGCGCCTGGGCTCGCCGCTGGTGGCCCTGACCGGCAACCCACGCTCCCCCCTGGCCGGCGCGGCCGACATTCACCTCGACGTGTCGATCCGCCAGGAGGCCTGTCCCCTCGGGCTTGCTCCCACCGCCTCCACCACCGCCGCCCTCGCCATGGGCGACGCCCTCAGCATGGCCCTCCTGGAGCGGCGCGGCTTCACGGTGGAGGACTTCGCGGTGCTCCACCCCGGGGGTCGGCTGGGGAAACGGCTGCTGCGGGTGGAGGACGCGATGCACACCGGCGACGACATCCCGCGGGTGACCCCCGAGACGCTCATGAAGGATGTGCTCTTCGAGATGACCCGGAAGCGCCTGGGCCTGACCACCGTCACGGACGGGGACGGCCGGCTCCGAGGGGTGATTTCGGACGGGGACCTCCGCCGGCAGATGGAACGGCACGGGTACACCCTCTTCGACCGCTCGGCCGGAGAGTGCATGACCCGGGACCCCGTCCTGGTGGGCCGCCGGGAGCTGGCCACGCGGGCCCTGGACTTGATGGAGACCCGCAAGATCACCGCCCTGCTCGTGGTCAACGAGGCGGGGGTCATCGAGGGAGTCCTGCACCTGCACGACCTCTGGAAGACGGAGATGATCTGA
- a CDS encoding HAD-IIIA family hydrolase — MVSNDEALAQRCRALKLILTDVDGVMTDGTVLLLPDGQEAKSFHIRDGLAIVMARRAGLLTGLLSGRVSEAVARRAAELEMAVVRQGISNKGAALREILAEQGLTAQEVAYIGDDLNDLPVMNAVALSAAPADAPFEVRAQAFMIMEARGGGGCLREFVEAILRARGDWERAAAAVGVLAP; from the coding sequence ATGGTCAGTAACGATGAGGCCCTGGCCCAGCGCTGCCGCGCCCTGAAGCTCATCCTGACCGACGTGGACGGAGTGATGACGGACGGGACGGTGCTCCTGCTTCCCGACGGTCAGGAGGCCAAGTCCTTCCACATCCGCGACGGGCTCGCCATCGTGATGGCCCGACGGGCGGGGCTTCTGACCGGGCTCCTCTCCGGGCGCGTCTCCGAGGCGGTGGCCCGGCGCGCGGCCGAGCTGGAGATGGCCGTGGTCCGGCAGGGCATTTCGAACAAGGGCGCCGCCCTCCGCGAGATCCTGGCCGAGCAGGGCCTGACCGCCCAAGAGGTGGCCTACATCGGCGACGACCTCAACGACCTGCCGGTCATGAACGCGGTGGCCCTGTCCGCCGCCCCCGCCGACGCCCCCTTCGAGGTGCGGGCCCAGGCCTTCATGATCATGGAGGCGAGGGGCGGCGGGGGCTGCCTGCGCGAGTTCGTGGAAGCGATCCTGCGCGCCCGGGGAGACTGGGAGCGCGCCGCGGCCGCGGTCGGCGTGCTCGCGCCTTGA
- a CDS encoding tetratricopeptide repeat protein — protein MTDTALLAVLLAGIAGVLAGRAWAAGRRRGNSRGRPGLLSSPHYTQGLHYLAAGQLELAISELTKVTREDKDAVEVLQVLGHLLREAGQVERAIHLDQDLLARGDLTRAERARALASLGTDFRKAGFLDRATHTFGEALAVDAKNIHALTGQQKLHEEQRQWREAYEVQTRLARLRKTNDSLVLGFLQAEMGREAAAAGHPGEAEKSFQTALSLDRRVFPAYLGLADLCAASNPRKAAAILEDAIQAVPERAYLTFDRLSHAYAAAGEPSGFTTLCERIIGQDPQEWRGRLALARHLRAQGKTEEALGLLLRAVEANPQVLIVHLEAWRTLRARGLTEEAVRYVSVAEESVFYADPHICTACRYRADDMFWRCPHCHEWNTFVEERLGLAAGTR, from the coding sequence TTGACGGACACCGCCCTCCTCGCGGTCCTGCTGGCCGGGATCGCGGGCGTGCTGGCGGGACGGGCTTGGGCCGCCGGTCGGCGGCGGGGCAACTCCCGGGGCCGGCCCGGCCTCCTCTCCTCCCCCCACTACACCCAGGGGTTGCACTACCTGGCCGCCGGTCAGCTCGAGCTCGCCATCAGCGAGCTGACCAAGGTGACCCGGGAGGACAAGGACGCGGTGGAGGTCCTGCAGGTGCTGGGCCATCTCCTCCGGGAGGCGGGACAGGTGGAGCGCGCCATCCACCTGGACCAGGACCTGCTCGCGCGGGGCGACCTGACCCGCGCGGAGCGGGCCCGCGCCCTGGCCAGCCTGGGCACCGACTTCCGCAAGGCGGGGTTTCTCGACCGGGCCACCCACACCTTCGGAGAGGCCCTCGCGGTGGACGCCAAGAACATCCACGCCCTCACCGGCCAGCAGAAGCTGCACGAGGAGCAGCGCCAGTGGCGCGAGGCTTACGAGGTCCAGACCCGGCTGGCCCGGTTGCGGAAGACGAACGACAGCCTCGTGCTGGGCTTCCTCCAGGCGGAAATGGGCCGGGAGGCGGCCGCCGCCGGCCACCCCGGGGAGGCCGAGAAGTCCTTCCAGACCGCCCTCTCCCTCGACCGCCGCGTCTTCCCCGCCTACCTCGGGCTCGCCGACCTCTGCGCGGCCAGCAACCCCCGCAAGGCGGCGGCCATCCTGGAGGACGCCATCCAGGCGGTGCCCGAGCGGGCCTACCTCACCTTTGACCGCCTCTCCCACGCCTACGCGGCCGCGGGTGAGCCCTCGGGTTTCACGACCCTCTGTGAGCGCATCATTGGTCAGGACCCCCAGGAGTGGCGGGGCCGCCTGGCCCTGGCCCGTCACCTGCGCGCCCAGGGGAAGACGGAGGAGGCCCTCGGCCTCCTCCTCCGCGCGGTCGAAGCCAACCCCCAGGTGCTGATCGTGCACCTGGAGGCCTGGCGGACGCTGCGCGCCCGCGGCTTGACCGAGGAGGCAGTCCGCTACGTCTCGGTGGCGGAGGAGTCCGTCTTCTACGCCGATCCCCACATCTGCACTGCCTGCCGCTACCGGGCGGACGACATGTTCTGGCGGTGCCCGCACTGCCACGAGTGGAACACCTTCGTGGAGGAGCGGCTGGGGCTGGCGGCGGGGACGCGCTAG
- the coaE gene encoding dephospho-CoA kinase (Dephospho-CoA kinase (CoaE) performs the final step in coenzyme A biosynthesis.) has translation MFLTMLRVGLTGGIACGKSHVLKRLAEGGLDTLDLDQVSRAVMAPGGAAYDELRAAFGPPVLDSEGRIDRRALGMIAFADAGVRTRLNAIVHPRVRQEEARWAAAARGPVLVTDGALLVEAGVHLRFDRLVVVHCPPAEQRRRLRERDGLDEASARARLAAQMPIEEKRRFAHFEVDTSGRMADTNRAADALLRDLRALAAAGPLRVEVPRERWLGGLLYGPSAGPRGLDPLTLLTEIASAGGLEMERIGRRLLPPCPDAWYRCPAGHPDPAPGPATLALPVVLWALARGGPDPPFLAAASASLARLTHSEPDSLATAIVFALALQEAAVAGGLPDDLRNRRASWRTLADRWGGGPPSASLDAVFDAAREHPRDPRAARAALGGQGEGADLGGALVGLAAGVSGETVPPPLLEAVDGMAGLQGREHPAPEAPG, from the coding sequence GTGTTCCTGACCATGCTTCGCGTGGGCCTCACCGGGGGCATAGCTTGTGGGAAGTCGCATGTACTGAAGCGGCTGGCGGAAGGCGGCCTCGACACCTTGGACCTGGACCAGGTGTCGCGCGCGGTCATGGCCCCGGGTGGGGCCGCCTACGACGAGCTCCGCGCCGCCTTCGGGCCGCCGGTTCTGGACTCCGAGGGGCGGATAGACCGCAGGGCTCTGGGGATGATCGCCTTCGCGGACGCCGGCGTGCGCACCCGCCTGAACGCGATCGTCCACCCCCGGGTCCGGCAGGAGGAGGCGCGCTGGGCCGCCGCCGCCCGCGGGCCCGTGCTCGTGACCGATGGCGCCCTGCTCGTGGAAGCGGGGGTGCACCTGCGCTTCGATCGTCTGGTGGTGGTGCACTGCCCGCCGGCCGAGCAGCGCCGTCGACTCCGGGAGCGCGACGGACTGGACGAAGCCTCAGCCCGGGCGCGCCTGGCCGCCCAGATGCCGATCGAGGAGAAGCGGCGCTTCGCCCATTTTGAGGTGGACACGTCAGGAAGGATGGCGGACACCAACCGGGCCGCGGACGCGCTCTTGCGCGACCTCCGCGCCCTGGCCGCGGCTGGCCCCCTCCGCGTGGAGGTTCCCCGCGAGCGGTGGCTGGGCGGCCTCCTTTACGGGCCGAGCGCGGGCCCGCGCGGGCTCGACCCCCTGACCCTCCTGACCGAGATCGCCTCCGCGGGCGGGCTCGAGATGGAACGGATCGGTCGACGGTTGCTGCCCCCCTGCCCGGACGCTTGGTATCGCTGCCCCGCCGGCCATCCCGACCCCGCGCCCGGTCCCGCCACCCTGGCCCTGCCGGTCGTGCTGTGGGCCCTCGCGCGCGGGGGCCCCGACCCGCCCTTCCTGGCCGCGGCGAGCGCGTCCCTTGCCCGCCTCACCCACTCGGAACCGGACTCCTTGGCCACCGCCATCGTGTTCGCGCTGGCCCTCCAGGAGGCCGCGGTCGCGGGCGGTCTACCCGACGATCTTCGGAACCGACGAGCCTCCTGGCGCACCCTGGCCGATCGGTGGGGTGGCGGCCCTCCGTCCGCGTCGCTCGACGCGGTCTTCGACGCCGCCCGGGAGCATCCCCGGGACCCGCGCGCCGCCCGCGCCGCCCTGGGCGGCCAGGGGGAAGGGGCGGATCTGGGGGGGGCCTTGGTGGGCCTGGCTGCGGGGGTGTCCGGGGAGACGGTACCCCCGCCCCTGCTCGAGGCCGTGGACGGCATGGCCGGCCTCCAGGGGCGCGAGCACCCCGCCCCCGAGGCGCCGGGCTAG
- the folD gene encoding bifunctional methylenetetrahydrofolate dehydrogenase/methenyltetrahydrofolate cyclohydrolase FolD — protein sequence MSAMLLDGRATALAINEEVRESIRALEARGVRPGLGVLLVGEDPASAIYVRSKTRSCEELGIRHETRHLTVNASTAEVARVVEDYNRRSDIHGILVQLPLPPQVETLRVLDLVDPAKDVDGFHPQNVGRLVQKRPRFVPCTPAGIMELLARNRIVVSGRRAVVLGRSDIVGKPMALLLMHADATVTVCHSRTPDLPAVTREADILVAAMGRAGLVRAAHVKPGAVVVDVGMNRVDDPAQARDLLDETRMAAFAKKGYALVGDVHAPSVAEVASALTPVPGGVGPLTIAMLMKNTVAAAAQP from the coding sequence ATGAGCGCGATGCTCCTGGACGGCCGAGCCACCGCCCTGGCCATCAACGAGGAGGTTCGCGAGAGCATCCGCGCGCTGGAGGCGCGCGGGGTCCGGCCGGGCCTGGGCGTGCTCCTGGTGGGGGAGGATCCCGCCTCCGCGATCTACGTGCGCAGCAAGACCCGCTCCTGCGAGGAGCTGGGGATCCGTCACGAGACGCGCCATCTCACGGTGAACGCCTCCACGGCCGAGGTGGCCCGGGTGGTCGAGGACTACAACCGGCGGTCGGACATCCACGGGATCCTCGTGCAGCTGCCGCTGCCTCCACAAGTGGAGACCCTCCGGGTCCTCGACCTCGTGGACCCGGCCAAGGACGTGGACGGCTTTCACCCCCAGAACGTGGGCCGCCTCGTCCAGAAGCGCCCCCGCTTCGTTCCCTGCACGCCGGCCGGAATCATGGAGCTTCTGGCCCGGAACCGCATCGTCGTCTCCGGGCGGCGGGCCGTGGTCCTGGGACGGAGTGACATCGTGGGCAAGCCGATGGCTCTGCTCCTCATGCACGCCGATGCTACCGTGACCGTCTGCCACTCGCGCACCCCCGACCTCCCGGCCGTCACCCGGGAAGCGGACATCCTGGTGGCGGCGATGGGTCGAGCGGGCCTGGTTCGGGCCGCGCACGTGAAACCGGGGGCGGTGGTCGTGGACGTGGGGATGAACCGGGTGGATGACCCGGCGCAGGCCCGCGATTTGCTTGACGAGACGAGGATGGCGGCGTTCGCAAAGAAGGGCTACGCCCTCGTGGGCGATGTGCACGCCCCATCCGTCGCCGAAGTGGCCTCCGCCCTCACCCCCGTGCCGGGGGGGGTCGGTCCTCTCACCATCGCGATGCTCATGAAGAACACGGTGGCCGCGGCTGCGCAACCCTGA